From Cucumis melo cultivar AY chromosome 1, USDA_Cmelo_AY_1.0, whole genome shotgun sequence, a single genomic window includes:
- the LOC103499976 gene encoding delta(24)-sterol reductase: MSDLNVPLRPKRKKVWVDYFVQFRWILVIFVVLPISFSLYFFTYLGDVRSAWKSYKKRQKEHDENVQKVVKRLKQRNPAKDGLICTARKPWIAVGMRNVDYKRARHFEVDLSAFRNILDIDKDRMIAKVEPLVNMGQISRATVPLNLALAVVPELDDLTVGGLINGYGIEGSSHLYGLFSDTVVAYEIVLADGRVVRATKDNEYSDLFYAIPWSQGTIGLLVAAEIKLIHVKEYMKVTYKPFRGTLREIGQAYMDSLAPRDGDQDNPEKVPDFVETMIYTPSEAVVMSGRYASKEEAKKKGNVINQIGWWFKPWFYQHASTALKKGEFVEYIPTRDYYHRHTRSLYWEGKLILPFADQWWFRFLLGWMMPPKVSLLKATQGEAIRNYYHEMHIIQDMLIPLYKVPDALEWAHREFEVYPVWLCPHRIFKLPVKTMIFPEPGFELQSRQGDTKYAQMYTDVGLYYAPGPVLRGEAFDGAEAVRRMEKWLLENHGFQALYAVSELNEKDFWKMYDAGLYEQCRKKYGAVGTFMTVYYKTKKGRKTEKEVREAEQAHLETTYAEMEQPN; encoded by the exons ATGTCAGATTTAAACGTTCCTTTGCGTCCAAAGAGGAAGAAGGTTTGGGTGGATTACTTTGTGCAATTCAGATGGATTTTAGTTATTTTTGTTGTTCTTCCTATATCATTCAGCCTATACTTCTTCACATATCTTGGGGACGTCAGATCTGCCTGGAAGTCCTATAAGAAACGCCAAAAGGAACATGATGAAAATGTGCAGAAAGTTGTAAAGCGCCTTAAACAAAGGAACCCAGCAAAGGATGGACTTATTTGCACAGCTCGTAAGCCTTGGATTGCTGTTGGAATGCGAAATGTTGACTACAAACGAGCGCGTCACTTTGAGGTCGATTTATCTGCTTTCCGGAATATTTTGGATATCGACAAAGACAGAATGATCGCCAAAGTTGAACCCCTTGTGAACATGGGGCAAATAAGTAGAGCCACTGTTCCACTCAATCTTGCTCTTGCTGTAGTTCCTGAACTTGATGATCTTACTGTTGGTGGACTCATCAACGGGTATGGAATTGAAGGAAGCTCCCATCTCTATGGCTTGTTCTCGGACACTGTTGTGGCTTACGAGATTGTTCTAGCAGATGGCCGAGTTGTTAGAGCTACTAAAGATAATGAATACTCAGATCTTTTCTATGCAATCCCATGGTCACAAGGGACAATTGGTCTTCTTGTTGCTGCTGAGATTAAGCTCATACACGTTAAAGAGTATATGAAAGTTACATATAAACCTTTTAGAGGGACATTAAGAGAGATTGGACAAGCTTATATGGATTCTCTTGCACCTAGAGATGGAGATCAAGATAACCCAGAAAAGGTTCCTGACTTTGTTGAGACTATGATTTATACCCCTTCTGAAGCTGTGGTCATGTCAGGTAGATATGCTTCCAAAGAAGAGGCCAAGAAAAAGGGAAATGTGATAAATCAGATTGGATGGTGGTTCAAACCATGGTTCTACCAGCATGCATCTACAGCACTAAAGAAAGGGGAGTTTGTGGAGTATATTCCTACAAGGGATTATTATCATAGGCACACAAGGTCTTTGTATTGGGAGGGAAAGCTTATCCTTCCCTTTGCAGATCAATGGTGGTTCAGATTTTTATTGGGATGGATGATGCCTCCCAAAGTTTCACTGCTCAAAGCTACTCAAGGTGAAGCTATCAGAAATTATTATCATGAAATGCATATTATTCAAGACATGCTTATTCCTCTTTACAAGGTTCCCGATGCTTTGGAGTGGGCTCATCGTGAGTTTGAG GTTTACCCTGTTTGGCTCTGCCCACACAGAATCTTCAAGCTTCCAGTCAAAACCATGATATTTCCGGAACCAGGATTCGAGTTACAAAGTCGACAAGGCGACACGAAATATGCTCAAATGTACACAGATGTTGGACTCTACTATGCACCAGGCCCTGTCCTGAGGGGCGAAGCTTTCGACGGTGCCGAAGCTGTTCGTAGAATGGAGAAATGGCTTCTAGAAAACCATGGATTCCAAGCTCTATACGCGGTTTCggaattgaatgagaaagatttctggaaGATGTATGATGCTGGGCTGTATGAACAATGCCGTAAGAAATATGGAGCTGTAGGAACTTTTATGACAGTGTACTACAAGACCAAGAAAGGTCGAAAAACTGAGAAGGAAGTGAGGGAAGCGGAACAAGCTCATCTCGAAACTACTTATGCTGAAATGGAACAACCCAATTAA